A stretch of DNA from Pseudonocardia hierapolitana:
GCCATGCGCGTGGACGTGGGCAGCCCGTACGGATCGGGATCCGGGTCGGCGGTGCCGGCCCGGTGGTGGTCAGCGCCCACCACGGCCTCCGGTGCCACCGGCCATCGAACGGTAGATCACGAACAGGTCCGGCAGAGTCGCATCGTCGACGTCCGGGTTCGGGGGCGACGTCTCGTCGAAGCCGGGGTGGATGCGCAGCCACCCGGACCGGTCCGCCAGACGAGCGGCCGCGTCGGCGAGCAGCGCGCGCACCGGACGGTCGAAGGCCGGCGCCTCGGTCAGGTCGACCAGGAGGTGGCGGACTCCGCCGATCAGCAGCGCTTCCACCCGCTCGCGCAACTCGGCGAGGCTGTCGGCGTCCGTCGCGGCGCCGATCATCCCGATCAGGGCGTGTTCGCGATCGGGCCAGACGGCTCGGATCGTCACCGCGGGCACGTCCCCCACGTCCGGCGCGGGTGTGGCGGCCGAGGGGACGTGATCGAGCGGAGTCGTTGTGATCATGCGCTCGACTCCCTGGTTCGTGGGCCTGTACTGCCGAGTCCCTGCCGCTGCTGGTGATCCGAACGCGATCCGCAAACGGCCCGGGACGTCATTTAGCCCTTCATCGTTGATCCGCGCAACCCCTGCCTCGCTTCAGCGTTGCAGGCCCTCTTCTCGGGACGGGAAACATGATCGGATCCGGATCTTCCTGGCTGGGAGTCCGTTCCCACGCCCTGAGATCTGAACCGACCAGCAGCGGCTCGCTATTGTGATCTCGCCGCCGCGTGAGGTACTGATGTCGGGGCGGGAAGCGGCGCCACGACGTGAGGGATCGAGGGTGACTCGCCGCGGCAACCTGCGAGTATGCGCCGCGAGTACACAACGACGGATACGTGAGCGGAACGTGACGGCATGGTGGTCCGGCCATGCGGCCCCGCTCGGCCGACTGCAGTCCAAGGATGATTGTGGGCGCGATCCCACATTGACGGGACCTCGTGAATTTGACGCTCCGTACACGCTTGGTGGGCCGGGCGCGCTCGTTGCGCGGCTGACGGCCGCGATTGCACCGCCGCACCCGGAATGACGCAGATTCGTGAACATCTCATCTGATCGAGTCGCTTCAGGCCGATTTGCAGGCGGGCACTACGGCGGGCCAGGACGATGTGTCACGCGACTGGCTTGGTCCTGGGGCGACGCCCACGCGGTGGTCGGGCGCATCGGAGTTCAACCACCAGAGGAAGCAGGCCGGCGAGCACCGAGCGCTGACCGAACGGCTGATGGAGTCCCGCGCTCGAGGGCGGGATCAGCGATCGCCTCGGAGTCGACGAGCACGATCCGGCCGGGCGCGATGGAGACGACTCGCGCAACGGGCGCGGCCGTCATCGGGGAGAACGGGTGTTCCGCCAACCGCCCATCGGGTGCTGGTGCCGTGCCGCCGGCGCGTCGCTGCTCGTCCGCAGCCCGATGTCACTGCTCTCCGGGCCGGACGAGCCCGCTCTCGTAGGCGATCACCACGAGTTGGGAGCGGTCGCGGGCGTCGAGCTTGCTGAGGAGGCGGCCGACGTAGGTGCGCGCGGTGTCGGGGCTGATGTGCAGGACGCTTCCGATCTCGGCGTTCGAGCGACCGGCCCCGACCTGGGCGAGGACGTCGCGCTCACGGTCGGTGAGCTCCTTGAGGCGCTCGGGTTGCGCGGCGGCGGATCGGGCTGCCGCGGCCAGCACGCGCCGGGTCACGGCGGGCGAGAGGAGCGCGTCGCCGCCGGCGACGATGCGGACCGCGTCGCGGAGGGCGTCGGGTGCGGTGTCCTTGAGCAGGAACCCCGCCGCACCCGCGCGGATGGCCTCGAACAGGTACTCGTCGTCGTCGAACGTGGTCAGCATGATCACCTGGACGTCGCCGAGCGCCGGGTCGGTGAGGATGCGCCGGGTGGCCTGCAGCCCGTCGGTCCCGGGCATGCGGACGTCCATGAGCACGACGTCGGGGCGGTGGGTGCGCACGACCGTCACCCCGGTCGCCCCGTCGCCGGCCTCGCCGACGATGGCGATGTCGGGTGCCCGCTCGAGGAGAGCGCGCAGCCCGGCGCGGACGAGGTGCTGGTCGTCGACGAGCACGACGCGGATCTCGCTCATCGGGCCGCCCTCCTGAGGGGCAGGTGCGCCTGCACGCGGAAGCCGCCTCCATCCAGGTTGCCGGCGTGCACCGTGCCGCCGAGCAGGGCGACCCGCTCGGTCATGCCGCGCAGACCATGACCGTGCCCGGCGGGTTCATCGGCCGGTGCACCACGGCCGTCGTCGCAGACCTCCAGGGACAACCCCGTGGCGGACGCGCGGACCGAGACGGTGACCCGAGACGCGGCGGCGTGCCGCAGCGCGTTGGTCAGCGCCTCCTGCACGACGCGGTAGGCGGTCGTGCCCACGACCGAGGGAACTCCGCTGACGTCCCCGGTGAGGTGCAGATCGACCGGCAGCCCGCTGCGGGTGACGCCGTCGGTGAGCGTGCGGAGCCGGTCGAGCCCCGGCGGCGGTTCGCGGGTGCTGGGGCCGCCGAGCCAGGTGCCGAGGGTGGCGCGGAGTTCGGACATGGCGCTCCTGGCCGCATCGCCGATGGCCGTGACCGCGCCGCGGACGTCGGCGGTCGAGCCGCCGTCGATCGCTTCCGCTGCCACGGCGGACTGCAGGGTGATCACCGACATGGTGTGGCCGAGGGTGTCGTGCAGCTCGCGCGCGATGCGGATCCGCTCGATGTCGACCTGGCGGGCAGCTTCCCGGCGTCGCTCCTCCGCCGCCGCAGCGGCCTGCCCGGCCATCTGCGCCCGCAGGGCGCGCCGGCTGCGCATGGCGTCGCCCAGCGCGATCACCGCGAGCATGAGGACGGCGTCCGAGCCGAGGGCCAGCCCCACGACGTAGGCGACGTCGTCGCCCTCGATCAGCCGCGCGGCCAGCGAGACCAGGAGCAGAACCGCCGCGATGCCCGCCGCGGCGAAGGGTCGGCCGTGGTCGGCAGCGGCGAACAGCACCGCCGCCACCGGAACCGCCAAGCCGATCGGGGGCAGGTCGAGCAGGTAGTAGCCGACGAGGCCGGCCGCGGTCGCGGCCAGCGCCCACAGCGGCCACCGGCGGCTCGCCAGCACCAGTGCGCCGAAGCCGGCCGCGAACGCGTACGCGAGCGCGGCCCGGCCGACCGGCCCGGCATCGGTGACGACCGCGGCCCCCACGAGACAGGACACCGCGATGGCCAGCAGCGCATCGGAACGGGTGGGACGGCCGGCTCGCACGATGCCGCAGGTTAGCGCCGCGGACGCCGTCGGCGCTGTCGCCGAGACGCGTGACTCCGGGCGCTCGGCGTACGTCGAGAAGCGATGCCTCGGTCGCCCCTCCGGGGGCTTGTGCGCTCCGGTGGCGTCGCGCGGGTGTCGCTCGGCGGCCGGCGGTGGCGGGGCCCGGTTACGTCGAGGAGCGACACGTGGTCGCGCGGTCAGGAGGCAGTCGGGGTGGGGTGGGCGGACCTAGCGTCGGTCGGGTGATGGCGGCCCCCAGTGGGTCGTCGAGGACCGATGACGAGAGGAGACGCGAGGGGGATGTCGCGTACGAGGTGGACCACGGTGGCGTTGATCGTGCTGGTGTGGGCTTCGATGATGTCGTTCGGCGGGGTGGCCGCCGAGACCGTGATGTTGTATCCGAACATCTTCGGCGACGCGCCGGCGTCCTTGGACCGGGCGCGGGAGTTCCTGGTCGCGGGGGGTCCGAGTGACTACTTCCCGCCGCTGGGTGCCACTGTGGTGCTCACGTGCCTGGCGGCGACGGCGTTCACCTGGCGGGAGCCGCGGCTGCGCTGGTGGATCGTGGCGGCGGCCGCGGTGTTCATCGCATGCGAGTTCTTGTTCTCGGTGCTGTTCTTCTGGCCGCGCAACGAGATCATGTTCGTGGATCCGGTCGGTACCCACTCCCCGGAGTACCTGCGTCAGGTGGCCCAGGAGTTCGTGGCCGGGCACTGGGTGCGCTTGGCCGGGGGCGCGGTGACGTCTGCGTTGGCGTTCACCGCGCTGCTGCGGTGGGTCGGCCGGACCGCGCCGGCCAGCACCGAGCGCCGCGAGCGCGCCGGGACCGTCGAGGGACTGCGGTGAGCCGGGCGACGCGGGTGCTGGGATTCCCCTGGCCGGTGCTGATCGGGCTGGCCGCGCTGGCCGCCCCCCGGGTCGTGCTGCACGACCTCGGCCTGATCGAGGAAGGTTCGTTCGTCAACGGGCTGCTGGTGTTCGTCCCACCCGCCTCCTGGATCGCGACGGTGCTGTGGAAGCGCCCCCGCCGCCCGTTCGCCACCGTCGTGGTCATCGGCGCGATCTACGGGGTGTTCCTCGCCCTTGGCCACCAACTCCTGTGGGACACCGCGTTCGGCGGCGACGCACCCGCGTTGGGCGGCGAGCTCGCCGGCACCGGCCCCGCCGTCGAGGACGGCACCCTTCGCACCGCCGCGGTGATCTCCAGCCTGGTCACCGGCACCCTCGTCGGCGTGGTCACCGGCGCCATCGCCGTGCTGCTGTGCCGCCTGGTGCCCGCCATGCCCGCCGACGGCACCGACATCGACGACACCCGGGATCGCCGGGGCGCATCCGGTGTTGACGCCCTGCTCCGCCCACCCGGTTCGAGGCGTCCTGGGATACCGCATGCTCCCGGCGACACTGACGATTCCGTCTCGTAGGCGCACCGCAGAGTCTGCACGCGACCCGAGCCCGACCTCGGGCACCCGCGATCAGCGCCGGCAGGGCGTAGCGGACAGCGCGACGCGGCTCGGTCGACGGACCCGATCCCAGTTCCCGGCGTACCCGGGCGCCAGCGCTACCTGCCCAGGCGCAGCGCGGCGATCCCGTCTCAACTGGTCAGATCACGTGTCCCGCGACGCGTCTGTCGGCGGCTTCTGGGCGGGCGGCGCTGGGTCGGCAGCGCCTCGGCTCGCCAGTGCGCTGCCGATACCGATGGCGGTGGCCACCGGCCATTCGATCACTCCGGCGGCCGCGGTCGCGGCCAGCCCGCCGTAGAACAGCATCGACTTGCGCGAAGGCGGTTGCGAGGGCAGCAACGATCGGACTCCGCGTGCGGCGGCCTGGAGATCTTCGCGGGTGGGGGTGCGCAGGTCCGGCATCCGGAACTGCGCCGTGACGAAGGGGAGGTTGACCGTCGCCGAACGATGGCCTTCGAAACGTCCCTCCGCGGGGTGCTCCGGGCGGATCTCCTCGGCCGGTGCGCTGTCCCCGCTTGCCTCGGCTTTGCTGCCTGCCTGCGCGCGAGCCGGCGTCGCGGTGCCGCCGTTGCGTGCGTCTGCGTTCCTCGTCTTCCCGGCCACTGCTCACCTCGCTGGGCCCGATCCATGGATCGGTTCGAGGTATGCCCGAACGGCCGGGATTCAAACCCAGGTGGATCAGGGAATCCTGCCGGATCGTCTGCAACCGGATGCGAGTCTCGGGGACGGGGTAAACGTGCGCTACGGATGTCCTCCGCGCTAGGAGTTCCGGTGGCCCTACCCCGTTTCACCGACGTTGCCCGCTCGACGGCCGGGGCGGCGTTGACCGTCACCGCGACCGGTGTCGGGTTGGCGGCGGGCCTGGTGGCCGGCACGGCCAAGGTCGGGGTCCGCGCCACCCGCGCCGCCGCCGGCGCGACCGCGGCCGCGGCCGGTGGTTCGTTGGGGCTTGCGCGGAATGCTGCGGTCGAGACGGTCCGGTTCGCCGGCACCGTGGTGACGGGGGCGGACCCGCTGGCCGATGACGGGCTGGAGCGGGCGGCGGAGGCCGCCCGAGGCATGTTCGAACCGGCGGAGGAGCGGCACCACCGCCGGGTCTGGGTCGACGGCGGTCACGCGCACGTCGAGCTCGCCGAGCCGGCCGTCGCGGCTGACCCGGAGGTCCGCCGCACCTTGCGGAGGCGGCTCGAGCGGCTGGAGGGCGTGGAGTGGGCGACCGTCAACGACGTGGTCGGTCGCGTCCTCGTCGCGTTCGACCAGCGGCGGGTCCGGGTGGAGGACGTCGTCGGCGTGGTGAGCTCGATCGAGCAGGCGCGCGGGGGGCGGCAGGTCTTCTCGCGCCACGACGAGCACCCGGCCGACCTCGAACCCCTGCTGGCCGCGCTCATCGCAGCGGCCGTCGACACCGCGGCGATCGGGGTGGCCTTCGCGGGCAAGGTCCTCCCGGTGCCCGCGCTGACCCGGCACGCGACCCTGGTGCTCGCCCTGGCGGACTCGCAGCGCTGGATCTCGAGCCGCGTCACGGAGCGGATCGGGCCGGTCGGCACGGACCTCGTGTTCACCGGCGCGAGCGCCCTGCTCCACGCACTCACCCAGAGCCCGACGGTCCCGGCGCTCAACGCCGTCGCGGCCATCGAGCGGGCGCTGGAGACGTACGCGCGCCGCGACGTCTGGCGCCGCCTGGAGCCGGAGCTGTGCCGATCCGACCTGGCCGACGAATCCGATCCGATCGCGCCGCCGGGGGAGCGGCCGGTCCCGCTGCTGCCGGGACCGGTCGAGTCGTACCAGTCCCGGCTCGGCCCGACGTCACTCGCGGCCGCATTGGGCGTGCTCGCCCTGACCCGCGCGCCGGCGAGGTCCGCTGATCTGCTCAAGGCCCTGACCCCCAGGACGGCGACGCTGGGCCGGGAGTCGTTCGCGTCGGTGCTGGACCTGCTGATGTGTCGGCGCGACGTGCTGCCGATGGACGGTTCCGCCTACCGCCGCCTGGACCGGATCGACGCCGTCGTCGTGGACAGCGACGCGCTCTGCACCGGCCCACCGATCGTGGCCATGGCGAGCGCCGAGGTCGAGGGCTGGGACGACCCGGCGATCTGGACGGCGGCGGCACGGCTGCTCGACAGCCCCGACCGCGGGGACGGGACCCGGTTGGGCCCGCCGGAGGAGTCGCCGGACGCACCCGGTGGCGAGACCAGGGCCGTGCTGGACGGCGACCGGCGGGTCGGGACGGCGGTGATCGCGGCGGAGCTCGACCCACGCGCCGAGGCGCTGCTCAAGGCGGCGACCGGTGCCGGCCACCGCCTCGTGCTCACCGAGCACGTCGGGACGCGCGAGCTCACCGG
This window harbors:
- a CDS encoding response regulator transcription factor, translating into MSEIRVVLVDDQHLVRAGLRALLERAPDIAIVGEAGDGATGVTVVRTHRPDVVLMDVRMPGTDGLQATRRILTDPALGDVQVIMLTTFDDDEYLFEAIRAGAAGFLLKDTAPDALRDAVRIVAGGDALLSPAVTRRVLAAAARSAAAQPERLKELTDRERDVLAQVGAGRSNAEIGSVLHISPDTARTYVGRLLSKLDARDRSQLVVIAYESGLVRPGEQ
- a CDS encoding sensor histidine kinase, translating into MRAGRPTRSDALLAIAVSCLVGAAVVTDAGPVGRAALAYAFAAGFGALVLASRRWPLWALAATAAGLVGYYLLDLPPIGLAVPVAAVLFAAADHGRPFAAAGIAAVLLLVSLAARLIEGDDVAYVVGLALGSDAVLMLAVIALGDAMRSRRALRAQMAGQAAAAAEERRREAARQVDIERIRIARELHDTLGHTMSVITLQSAVAAEAIDGGSTADVRGAVTAIGDAARSAMSELRATLGTWLGGPSTREPPPGLDRLRTLTDGVTRSGLPVDLHLTGDVSGVPSVVGTTAYRVVQEALTNALRHAAASRVTVSVRASATGLSLEVCDDGRGAPADEPAGHGHGLRGMTERVALLGGTVHAGNLDGGGFRVQAHLPLRRAAR
- a CDS encoding anthrone oxygenase family protein, whose amino-acid sequence is MSRTRWTTVALIVLVWASMMSFGGVAAETVMLYPNIFGDAPASLDRAREFLVAGGPSDYFPPLGATVVLTCLAATAFTWREPRLRWWIVAAAAVFIACEFLFSVLFFWPRNEIMFVDPVGTHSPEYLRQVAQEFVAGHWVRLAGGAVTSALAFTALLRWVGRTAPASTERRERAGTVEGLR